Proteins encoded in a region of the Panicum hallii strain FIL2 chromosome 3, PHallii_v3.1, whole genome shotgun sequence genome:
- the LOC112887394 gene encoding 7-deoxyloganetic acid glucosyltransferase-like — protein sequence MAVAAVHVLVFPWPLQGHINTFVPFSKALVDSGVHVTFLHTDHNLRRVRRTAAAPRLRYLSIPDGLPDDHPRSVGDIFTLMESMSTAGGAAYRALLRSLLSPGSGVGEFPPVTCVVADGIMLFAIAIAEELGVPALAFRTASANSFSAYLAVPRLLELGETPLPVDDPVHGVPGMEGFLRRRDLPRLAPAADGHPTESETAAGVHPMLLTMAKGIADCGKARALVLNTPASLEGSAVAHIAPHMRDVFAIGPLHAMSAVLGPAAAAASLWREDDGCVAWLDGHADRSVVYVSLGSLTHISHHEFTEFLLGLLATGYPFLWVLRPDMVGAAEEAALRGAVGDGSKVRVVEWAPQQDVLRHRAVGCFLTHSGWNSTMESILEGVPMVCWPFFADQHINSRFVHAVWRAGLDMKDVCDRSTVTSMVTEVMESSEIRQSVQALAQRVKRDVATGGSSDAEFKRLIGFIAELSAGHRHQDRTPVITNGDVSHQG from the coding sequence ATGGCGGTGGCTGCGGTGCACGTGCTTGTGTTCCCGTGGCCTCTGCAGGGGCACATCAACACGTTTGTGCCTTTCAGCAAGGCCCTCGTCGACTCCGGCGTGCACGTCACCTTCTTGCACACCGACCACAACCTCCGCCGGGTGCgacgcacggcggcggcgccacgccTCCGCTACCTGTCAATCCCGGACGGCCTCCCCGACGATCACCCCCGCTCGGTGGGCGACATCTTCACGCTCATGGAGTCCAtgtcgacggcgggcggcgccgcctACCGCGCGCTGCTCCGCTCGCTGCTATCCCCCGGCAGCGGCGTCGGCGAGTTCCCACCGGTGACGTGCGTCGTGGCCGACGGCATCATGTTGTTCGCCATCGCCATCGCCGAGGAGCTCGGCGTCCCGGCGCTCGCCTTCCGCACGGCCAGCGCGAACAGCTTCTCCGCGTACCTCGCCGTGCCCCGGCTGCTGGAGCTGGGCGAGACGCCGCTCCCCGTAGACGACCCCGTGCACGGCGTCCCCGGGATGGAGGGCTTCCTGCGGCGGCGGGACCTTCCACGCCTCGCCCCTGCCGCGGACGGCCACCCCACGGAGAGcgagacggcggccggcgtgcACCCCATGCTGCTGACGATGGCCAAGGGCATCGCCGACTGCGGCAAGGCACGGGCGCTCGTGCTCAACACCCCGGCGTCCCTGGAGGGCTCGGCGGTGGCGCACATCGCCCCGCACATGCGCGACGTCTTCGCCATCGGCCCGCTCCACGCCATGTCCGCCGTgctggggccggcggcggcggcggcgagcctgTGGCGCGAGGACGACGGGTGCGTGGCCTGGCTGGACGGGCACGCGGACAGATCGGTGGTGTACGTGAGCCTGGGGAGCCTCACCCACATCTCGCACCACGAGTTCACGGAGTTCCTCCTCGGGCTCCTCGCCACGGGCTACCCTTTCCTGTGGGTGCTCCGGCCGGACATGGTCGGCGCCGCCGAGGAGGCGGCCCTCCGGGGAGCCGTGGGAGACGGCAGCAAGGTGCGCGTCGTGGAGTGGGCGCCGCAGCAGGACGTGCTGCGGCACCGCGCCGTCGGGTGCTTCCTCACCCACTCCGGGTGGAACTCTACCATGGAGAGCATCCTCGAGGGCGTGCCGATGGTGTGCTGGCCTTTCTTCGCCGACCAGCACATCAACAGCCGGTTCGTCCACGCCGTCTGGCGAGCGGGGCTGGACATGAAGGACGTGTGCGACAGGAGCACGGTGACGAGCATGGTGACGGAGGTCATGGAGTCGAGCGAGATCAGGCAGTCGGTGCAGGCGCTGGCGCAGCGGGTGAAGAGGGACGTTGCGACGGGGGGGTCGTCGGATGCCGAGTTCAAGCGGCTCATCGGTTTCATCGCCGAGCTCAGCGCGGGGCACCGGCACCAAGACCGGACTCCAGTTATTACCAACGGTGATGTCAGCCACCAAGGCTGA
- the LOC112884533 gene encoding probable carboxylesterase 15: MLSSIVPSHEPPASARGRARQPSLATTASPYVVEDCLGLLQVLSDGTVLRFPPPPFPAGDGCDDGRVEWRDAVYDAGNNLGVRMYRPRRRVAADNKGAAGHKMKTKLPVLVYFPGGGFCFGSYSYPKNHALCLRMAAELPAVVCSFDHRLAPEHRLPAAFEDAAAALLWLPGQVLRSPWLAGRADPRRVFVSGTSSGACVAHQMAVRFGTAGLHPLKVAGYILLMPYFLSEEPTPSELSAPATALLSRERSDRYVRLAMPAGWDKDHPLVNPFGPYSPSLAAADFGRVLVVAAERDLVRDKNLEYAERMKALGKDVRLALFPGQEHAFCAIKPLSAAADEVIRLIKRFI; the protein is encoded by the coding sequence ATGTTGTCCTCCATTGTCCCCTCTCATGAACCTCCTGCCAGCGCAAGAGGCAGAGCCAGGCAACCCTCACTTGCCACTACTGCGTCTCCCTACGTGGTGGAAGACTGCCTCGGCTTGCTGCAGGTGCTCAGCGACGGCACCGTCCTCCGcttcccgccgccgcctttcCCCGCCGGCGACGGCTGCGACGATGGCCGGGTGGAGTGGCGGGACGCCGTGTACGACGCCGGCAACAACCTCGGCGTGCGAATGTaccggcctcgccgccgcgtAGCGGCTGATAATAAGGGGGCAGCGGGGCACAAGATGAAGACGAAGCTGCCCGTGCTCGTGTACTTCCCCGGCGGGGGCTTCTGCTTCGGCTCCTACTCCTACCCCAAGAACCACGCCCTGTGCCTCCGCATGGCCGCCGAGCTCCCCGCCGTGGTGTGCTCCTTCGACCACCGCCTCGCGCCGGAGCACCGCCTCCCCGCCGCCTTCGAGGACGCCGCGGCCGCGCTCCTCTGGCTGCCCGGCCAGGTCCTCCGCAGCCCTTGGCTCGCCGGCAGGGCCGACCCGCGCCGGGTGTTCGTGTCGGGCACGTCCTCCGGCGCCTGCGTCGCGCACCAGATGGCGGTCCGGTTCGGCACCGCGGGGCTCCACCCCCTCAAGGTCGCTGGGTACATCCTCTTGATGCCCTACTTCCTGTCGGAGGAACCGACCCCGTCGGAGCTGAGCGCGCCGGCGACCGCCTTGCTGAGCCGGGAGAGGAGCGACAGGTACGTCCGCCTGGCGATGCCGGCGGGGTGGGACAAGGATCACCCGCTGGTGAACCCGTTCGGGCCGTACAGCCCTAGCCTGGCGGCGGCCGACTTCGGGCGCGTGCTCGTCGTCGCGGCGGAACGCGACCTGGTCAGGGACAAAAACCTCGAGTACGCTGAGAGGATGAAGGCGTTGGGGAAGGACGTGCGTCTGGCCTTGTTCCCAGGGCAAGAGCACGCCTTCTGCGCAATCAAACCACTCTCGGCGGCCGCCGATGAGGTCATACGCCTCATCAAACGCTTCATTTAG